Proteins found in one Quercus robur chromosome 2, dhQueRobu3.1, whole genome shotgun sequence genomic segment:
- the LOC126711394 gene encoding patatin-like protein 2 — protein sequence MGSINVPLQPPTYGNLITVLSIDGGGIRGVIPGTILSFLESELQKLDGEDARLADYFDVISGTSTGGLVTAMLAAPDENNRPVFAAKDIKDFYLNHCPHIFPQNSCPVLPHLTKIIKALAGPKYDGKYLHNLVKEKLGHTKLEKTLTNVVIPTFDIKRLQPTIFSSYEVKKNPSMNALLSDICIATSAAPTYLPTYYFETVDPEGNVREFNLTDGGVAANNPALLAIGEVTKQIIRGSSDFFPIKPMDYGRFLVISLGTGSQKAEGKYRAHKAAKWGLLDWLTSGGSTPIIDVFSHASADMVDVHLSVVFQALHSEKNYLRIQDDTLVGTVSSVDVATKQNMDDLVKVGEELLKKPVARVNLDTGVYEASNHETNEAALIRFARLLSQERHLRHAKSPAGHAHDHQATSTHKTNGLSRLSI from the exons ATGGGCTCAATAAATGTACCCCTACAACCTCCAACTTACGGAAACCTAATCACTGTTCTCAGCATTGATGGTGGTGGAATAAGAGGGGTTATCCCAGGAACTATCCTTAGTTTTTTAGAATCTGAACTTCAg AAACTGGATGGTGAAGATGCAAGACTAGCAGATTATTTTGATGTTATCTCAGGAACAAGCACAGGTGGTCTTGTCACTGCCATGCTAGCTGCTCCAGATGAAAATAACCGACCTGTCTTTGCTGCCAAGGATATCAAGGATTTCTACCTAAACCACTGCCCTCATATCTTCCCACAGAACAG TTGTCCAGTACTTCCTCATCTTACAAAGATTATCAAAGCTCTAGCTGGACCAAAGTATGATGGGAAATATCTGCATAACCTTGTTAAGGAAAAACTAGGACATACAAAATTGGAAAAGACATTGACTAATGTTGTTATTCCAACATTTGACATCAAAAGACTCCAGCCAACCATTTTTTCTAGCTATGAG GTAAAGAAAAACCCAAGCATGAATGCCTTACTCTCAGATATTTGCATAGCAACCTCAGCTGCCCCAACTTATCTTCCAACTTATTACTTTGAAACTGTAGACCCCGAGGGAAATGTGAGagaattcaaccttacagatggTGGTGTTGCTGCTAATAATCCG GCTTTACTTGCCATTGGTGAAGTGACAAAACAGATCATTCGAGGAAGTTCTGACTTCTTTCCAATAAAACCAATGGACTATGGAAGGTTTTTGGTGATATCATTAGGAACTGGCTCACAAAAAGCCGAAGGAAAATACAGGGCACACAAGGCAGCTAAGTGGGGCTTGCTGGATTGGTTAACAAGTGGTGGTTCCACCCCAATTATTGATGTATTTTCTCACGCAAGTGCAGACATGGTTGATGTCCATCTCTCTGTGGTTTTTCAAGCCCTTCATTCTGAGAAAAATTACTTGCGGATTCAG GACGATACCTTGGTTGGGACAGTATCTTCTGTGGACGTGgccacaaaacaaaatatggaTGATCTTGTGAAAGTTGGTGAAGAGTTGCTAAAGAAACCAGTTGCTAGGGTGAACTTGGACACAGGAGTTTATGAGGCTTCTAACCATGAAACTAATGAAGCTGCCCTCATAAg GTTTGCAAGATTACTCTCCCAAGAAAGGCACCTTCGCCATGCAAAGTCCCCCGCCGGACATGCTCATGATCATCAAGCCACCAGTACTCACAAAACAAATGGTCTTAGTAGACTaagcatataa